In the genome of Pseudanabaena mucicola str. Chao 1806, the window GCAGCATTTGGAAAACTAGTTTGAGAAGAAAGATTTATCGAGCAAAAGAAAGAATGTTTTCAAGACAATCTGGATGACAAGTAAAGAATGGGGTTTAAATTTGCGAACAAAGGACTTGAGTACTGACCAAAGCATTTCAATGGGATTAAAATCATGTGAATAGCGAGGTAAATACAAAGGCTTTGCACCAGTAGTCGTAATCAGTTGCGAGTTTGTCAATAAGATTGTGTCAAGGAAAAGAGTTAGAGGGGAAAGCGATCACCAAACTCAATAGCAAAACAATTGAGAGCAGCTTTCCAATCTTTAATGGGCATCGTCCATTTTTTAGCAATATTATTAATTACCAAGAAAATGACCTTGAGAGCCGAATCATCGGAGGGAAAAGAACGATGATTGCGTAAGACCTTACGCAAAGTCATATTCATCGATTCAATCGCATTGGTGGTGTAAATCGCTTTGCGGATATCCAAGGGAAAAGCAAAGAAAGGAATCACATGTTGCCAGTGTGTTAACCAAGACTTGCTAATCGTTGGGTAAAGATTGTCCCAGTTCTCGGCAAAATCAACCAGAGTCCGTTCTGCTGCCTCAGCATTGAGAGCCGTATAAATTTTCCGCAGGTCGGCTGCCACAGATTTGCGGTGTTTCCAAGAAACATAATTCAGAGAATTTCTGACCATATGCACGATACATAGTTGGATCTGGTTTTTGGGGAAAACGGTTTCTATGGCAGCAGGAAAACCCGTCAACCCATCGACACAGGCGATGAAAATGTCCTTGACTCCCCGATTCGATTGTTGATATTTGGTTGGAGGCAATTCGTGATATGGTTCACAACCTAATGTTTGTAATTATTTGAAGATGAACCATGAGGAACTTTGAATATGATGAAGATAAGAGTCAATCTAATTTTGCTAAACATGGAATTGACTTTGTTGAAGCTCAAAAACTATGGAACGATCCAAATTTGCTAGAAATTCCTAGTAGAATTCAAGATGAACCGCGATTTGTAGTTATTGGTAAAATAAATAGTAAACATTGGTCTGGAGTTATCACCTACCGCGATCAAAATATTCGGATTATATATGTCCGCCGATCACGCACACAAGAGGTTGCCCTGTATGAACGCTAAAGACTTTGATCAAAAATTCGACGATGGGGAAGAAGATATTATCGAAATGCTCGATCTATCTCAAGCTAAACGTCCCTTAGCTTCTCAAAAAAGGCTTAGCATAGAGTTACCTATTTGGATGATTGAGTTAATTAACCAAGAAGCCAAACGTTTAGGAGTAACACCACAAACAATTGTTCAAACATCTCTTGCTGAACATTTAGCAGTTAGTAACTTCAATTAGAGGTGGATATTTTATTAGAGGAGATCGCTTTGTGGTGTGAGATAGTGAGGCGATCGCTGTTTGTTGATATTGATTAGAGGCGATTCGGGCAATGGCATCTCTTCTCTATTTGCGATTAATCAAGTGAAAAGAATTATCGCGGGGTAATACTCATTTAGAATTATGCCATTGTCATGGACATAACCATTAAGCGATCGCTATTCCTCCATAAGTAATTACGCTAAAAGCATTATCGAAGATTTAAAAACCTTTAATTGGCTATAGATTGTCATGAATAGCATAAATAAGTAGAAGGGGTGCAGTGCACCCCATGATTCTACCGTACTTCAGGGGATGGAGTGGCGCGTTTAGGCGAAGGAATCAAATAAGCAATCACTGCACCACCGACAAATCCTGCAACATTGCGAAGAATCGGAACCCATTCATTAGTGCGGGTGAGTACAGGACCTAAGCCAAAGGAAATAAACAACATGCCCCATAGAGGTGTAAAAATGAGCGCCCATTTCCAAGCAAAGATTTCGCCCTCTTTGCGGGGATGCCCTGCAAAACCAAACACTACACCACCAACAATTGAAGTAATCAAGGTGAGAATCCATTGCTCTTGGGGAATTCCAGGGACAACTGCACAGCCGTCCTGTTCTAAGCAGGTAGTAATTGCATCAATGGATGACAAAATTGATTGATCATAACCCTGTTCGCGCACATAAAATTGATTTCCATATCGCGATTGCAACTCGATCCAAAAGCCCCGTGATAGTAAAGGATATACCTCATCGCCAACGCTAAAATTTAATAAATTGCGTCCACGTGAGTCAGCAACTAGCATGACGCTGCGATCATCTAAATTCCAAAAATCCTTCACAGCGCGACCAGGGGTGCGATCGACTTGAGTGAGTACACGCAATTTCCAGCCTGTTTGTTCTTCAAATTTGGTCAATTTTTGATCGATGGCTTTTTCTTCAACATCGGTCAAAAATCTGCCGAGATCGATTACGTTGGTGTAGCTTTCTGGTAGTAACTCAGGTGCATCATAGGCATGGGCGGCTGGAATAGGCGTAAAGGCGATCACTAGGGGCAAAAAAACGGCGATCGCGATCGCGCCAAGTCTCCGCGTCAATTTCTGCATAAATCTTTGTGGTGTGGGCTGAATCATGGCTTTTATTAAAAGTTAAACCAAAGGATGATCTTAATATTTCTTAATATCTTAACAAGAGTATATAGTTAAAAATACTCCTTCTCCGTATTATTTCCTATGGCAAGCCCAATTCAGTGGTATCCAGGTCATATCGCCAAAGCAGAAAGACAGTTATTAGAACAACTGAAATTGGTTGATGTGGTCATTGAAGTGCGTGATTCGCGCATTTTGCTGTCGAGTAGGCATCCCAAAATTGAAAAATGGGTTGAAGGAAAATCACATATTCTCGTGTGCAATCGCATTGATGCCATCTCCTCAACGGCAAAATCGCAGTGGACCCGCTGGTTTACAGAACAAGAGCGCATGGCATATTTCACCGATGCTCAGGCAGGGAAAGGGATGGTGGACTTGCTAAAGGCTGCTCAAGTAGCAGGGGAAAAGGTCAATGAACGGCGGCGCAATCGCGGTATGTTACCTCGCCCTGTTAGAGCCGTAGTGGTTGGCTTCCCCAATGTTGGGAAGTCAGCACTGATCAACCGTTTACTTAAGAAAAAAGTCGTAGCAAGTGCCAATAAGCCAGGGGTGACGCGCCAATTACGCTGGATCAGGATTTCTGATCAAATTGAGTTACTCGATACTCCTGGAGTAATTCCACCCTTGATCCACGATCAAAATGCTGCCTTGAAATTAGCCATTTGCGATGATATCGGACAGGCAGCCTATGACAATGTGTTAGTTGCTGCCGAAGCGGTGGATTTATTAATTCAGCTCAATGTCAATTTAAAGAGTCGCTATGAAATTGATCCGACTAATTCAACTTCGGGGATTGAATATATTCACCAAGTTGCTGCTTTAAATAAATTTCAAGGTGATCTCGATAAAGTCGCACGATTGATTTTGTATGATTTCCGTAAGGGGAAATTGGGTGCGATCGCCTTGGAGTTACCTCCATCCTAAA includes:
- a CDS encoding BrnT family toxin, which produces MRNFEYDEDKSQSNFAKHGIDFVEAQKLWNDPNLLEIPSRIQDEPRFVVIGKINSKHWSGVITYRDQNIRIIYVRRSRTQEVALYER
- the brnA gene encoding type II toxin-antitoxin system BrnA family antitoxin, producing the protein MNAKDFDQKFDDGEEDIIEMLDLSQAKRPLASQKRLSIELPIWMIELINQEAKRLGVTPQTIVQTSLAEHLAVSNFN
- a CDS encoding TPM domain-containing protein; this translates as MIQPTPQRFMQKLTRRLGAIAIAVFLPLVIAFTPIPAAHAYDAPELLPESYTNVIDLGRFLTDVEEKAIDQKLTKFEEQTGWKLRVLTQVDRTPGRAVKDFWNLDDRSVMLVADSRGRNLLNFSVGDEVYPLLSRGFWIELQSRYGNQFYVREQGYDQSILSSIDAITTCLEQDGCAVVPGIPQEQWILTLITSIVGGVVFGFAGHPRKEGEIFAWKWALIFTPLWGMLFISFGLGPVLTRTNEWVPILRNVAGFVGGAVIAYLIPSPKRATPSPEVR
- the ylqF gene encoding ribosome biogenesis GTPase YlqF; amino-acid sequence: MASPIQWYPGHIAKAERQLLEQLKLVDVVIEVRDSRILLSSRHPKIEKWVEGKSHILVCNRIDAISSTAKSQWTRWFTEQERMAYFTDAQAGKGMVDLLKAAQVAGEKVNERRRNRGMLPRPVRAVVVGFPNVGKSALINRLLKKKVVASANKPGVTRQLRWIRISDQIELLDTPGVIPPLIHDQNAALKLAICDDIGQAAYDNVLVAAEAVDLLIQLNVNLKSRYEIDPTNSTSGIEYIHQVAALNKFQGDLDKVARLILYDFRKGKLGAIALELPPS